The following coding sequences are from one Desulfurellaceae bacterium window:
- a CDS encoding CcmD family protein, whose protein sequence is MWYLFGAFSAFWLIVFVYMFSLSRQQSRLSHELETLRKTLE, encoded by the coding sequence ATGTGGTATCTGTTTGGCGCGTTCAGCGCATTCTGGTTGATCGTCTTCGTGTATATGTTCTCTCTCTCCCGCCAGCAGAGCCGGCTGTCCCACGAGCTGGAGACCTTGCGTAAGACGCTGGAGTAG